Proteins encoded together in one Procambarus clarkii isolate CNS0578487 chromosome 11, FALCON_Pclarkii_2.0, whole genome shotgun sequence window:
- the LOC123758242 gene encoding uncharacterized protein KIAA2013 homolog isoform X5 — protein MDVNEVMKRAKRVLDGYISYRKAVLVVLVLLVIILYSGPSLFRLIIRTRPSFISEDSATRSLSLRLDRFWQASQENDAHVLHTPALPGEQPYLPYVGNGHIAVTMDQDSPIYIRNGRTLSLPINFRPVTLVSLDGMTVKEAIVTEYTTGIVHRIQSWDQPGIGPLDITYQTYAHRSMPSLLFQDIKVFNPTDQDAIVDVEQMGLGDWPTATTETIKLQHGEGEHEYLVVSGSVELPNSNAIPVSIVSYKVPSSLQIEAKKSIALHIVTAVNYSEPVPKKAYATAKDIATQGALAALRRAVTGNIKKLRNDHSKVWKELWSSGFGISHSKAENALNGDLINTTLYHVLSQAPAPLYEVLTTEDRRASILRDIAYAEGCYGGHQTLQAERLWSRLDTVDDVNTVVGYWMVTLEKQGCHQLVRAGANGIMQAMLLSFGGMRFKNQHLEFNTHPRDLHRDYYFRRLSYGNATHLNISVMVQEEDYKAIIYTALDRSDKNYYACDAGCLDPPVELKQARQAFPVKLTEPVTAILYITSDKVHMEELKHTIHVKEIAVAPAHEHHVIAMHKHGHKWGGLPTIFWLTIIALIVIFHLFLIKLVINEYCGGDVKVRYRE, from the exons GTATCGCAAAgcagtgttggtggttctggtcctCCTTGTGATCATCTTATACTCGGGGCCTTCACTATTTAGACTAATTATTCGTACGAGACCGTCTTTCATAAGCGAAG ATTCAGCCACTAGAAGCCTTTCCTTACGTCTAGACCGGTTTTGGCAAgcatctcaagagaatgatgcccaTGTCCTACACACTCCCGCATTGCCAGGAGAGCAGCCGTACCTTCCATATGTTGGCAACGGTCATATTGCTGTCACAATGGACCAAGATAGCCCAATTTACATTAGAAATGGAAGAACACTATCATTACCCATCAATTTCCGCCCTGTCACCctggtctctctggatg GTATGACAGTGAAGGAAGCCATTGTGACAGAATATACCACAGGCATAGTTCACCGCATACAGTCATGGGACCAACCAGGCATTGGGCCCTTGGATATAACCTACCAGACCTATGCACATCGATCAATGCCATCCCTGCTCTTTCAAGATATCAAG GTTTTCAACCCAACTGATCAGGATGCAATTGTGGATGTAGAACAGATGGGGCTTGGAGACTGGCCCACAGCAACTACTGAAACTATAAA ATTACAACATGGTGAAGGTGAACATGAATATCTGGTAGTGTCAGGAAGTGTGGAGCTGCCAAACTCAAATGCCATTCCTGTCTCAATAGTGTCATATAAGGTCCCCTCCAGCTTACAG ATAGAAGCCAAGAAGTCAATAGCACTACACATTGTAACAGCAGTCAACTATTCGGAGCCTGTCCCAAAGAAGGCTTATGCAACTGCCAAAGATATAGCTACACAAGGGGCACTTGCT GCATTGAGAAGAGCAGTTACTGGAAACATAAAAAAACTTCGTAATGACCACTCAAAAGTCTGGAAAGAGCTGTGGTCCTCCGGATTTGGCATTAGCCATTCAAAAGCTGAGAATGCCTTGAATGGTGATCTTAtcaacaccaccctctaccatgtTTTGTCTCAG GCCCCGGCACCATTGTATGAGGTACTGACCACTGAAGATCGGAGAGCCTCTATTCTGCGTGATATAGCATATGCCGAAGGTTGTTACGGTGGTCATCAAACCCT cCAAGCTGAGCGTCTGTGGTCCCGTCTTGACACTGTGGACGATGTCAATACAGTCGTGGGGTATTGGATGGTCACTCTAGAAAAGCAG GGTTGTCACCAGCTGGTGCGTGCTGGAGCAAATGGTATCATGCAAGCCATGCTGCTCAGCTTCGGGGGTATGCGCTTCAAAAACCAACACCTGGAGTTTAACACTCACCCAAGGGACCTTCACAGAGATTATTACTTCAG GAGGCTGAGCTATGGCAATGCAACTCATCTAAATATCTCTGTAATGGTGCAAGAAGAGGACTATAAAGCCATCATCTACACTGCCCTTGACAGATCTGACAAAAATTATTATGCGTGTGATGCTGGTTGTCTCGACCCGCCCGTTGAACTCAA ACAAGCCAGGCAGGCATTCCCTGTGAAGCTCACTGAGCCTGTGACTGCCATCTTGTATATTACTTCTGACAAGGTCCACATGGAAGAACTCAAACACACCATACACGTCAAAGAAATAGCAGTAG cCCCCGCCCATGAGCACCATGTGATAGCCATGCACAAGCACGGCCACAAGTGGGGAGGATTGCCCACGATATTCTGGTTAACTATTATTGCGCTTATTGTGATATTCCATCTCTTCCTCATCAAGCTGGTCATTAATGAATATTGTGGAGGAGATGTCAAAGTCAGATACAG GGAGTAA
- the LOC123758242 gene encoding uncharacterized protein KIAA2013 homolog isoform X3 — MDVNEVMKRAKRVLDGYISYRKAVLVVLVLLVIILYSGPSLFRLIIRTRPSFISEDSATRSLSLRLDRFWQASQENDAHVLHTPALPGEQPYLPYVGNGHIAVTMDQDSPIYIRNGRTLSLPINFRPVTLVSLDGMTVKEAIVTEYTTGIVHRIQSWDQPGIGPLDITYQTYAHRSMPSLLFQDIKVFNPTDQDAIVDVEQMGLGDWPTATTETIKLQHGEGEHEYLVVSGSVELPNSNAIPVSIVSYKVPSSLQIEAKKSIALHIVTAVNYSEPVPKKAYATAKDIATQGALAALRRAVTGNIKKLRNDHSKVWKELWSSGFGISHSKAENALNGDLINTTLYHVLSQAPAPLYEVLTTEDRRASILRDIAYAEGCYGGHQTLQAERLWSRLDTVDDVNTVVGYWMVTLEKQGCHQLVRAGANGIMQAMLLSFGGMRFKNQHLEFNTHPRDLHRDYYFRRLSYGNATHLNISVMVQEEDYKAIIYTALDRSDKNYYACDAGCLDPPVELKQARQAFPVKLTEPVTAILYITSDKVHMEELKHTIHVKEIAVAPAHEHHVIAMHKHGHKWGGLPTIFWLTIIALIVIFHLFLIKLVINEYCGGDVKVRYSRSGR, encoded by the exons GTATCGCAAAgcagtgttggtggttctggtcctCCTTGTGATCATCTTATACTCGGGGCCTTCACTATTTAGACTAATTATTCGTACGAGACCGTCTTTCATAAGCGAAG ATTCAGCCACTAGAAGCCTTTCCTTACGTCTAGACCGGTTTTGGCAAgcatctcaagagaatgatgcccaTGTCCTACACACTCCCGCATTGCCAGGAGAGCAGCCGTACCTTCCATATGTTGGCAACGGTCATATTGCTGTCACAATGGACCAAGATAGCCCAATTTACATTAGAAATGGAAGAACACTATCATTACCCATCAATTTCCGCCCTGTCACCctggtctctctggatg GTATGACAGTGAAGGAAGCCATTGTGACAGAATATACCACAGGCATAGTTCACCGCATACAGTCATGGGACCAACCAGGCATTGGGCCCTTGGATATAACCTACCAGACCTATGCACATCGATCAATGCCATCCCTGCTCTTTCAAGATATCAAG GTTTTCAACCCAACTGATCAGGATGCAATTGTGGATGTAGAACAGATGGGGCTTGGAGACTGGCCCACAGCAACTACTGAAACTATAAA ATTACAACATGGTGAAGGTGAACATGAATATCTGGTAGTGTCAGGAAGTGTGGAGCTGCCAAACTCAAATGCCATTCCTGTCTCAATAGTGTCATATAAGGTCCCCTCCAGCTTACAG ATAGAAGCCAAGAAGTCAATAGCACTACACATTGTAACAGCAGTCAACTATTCGGAGCCTGTCCCAAAGAAGGCTTATGCAACTGCCAAAGATATAGCTACACAAGGGGCACTTGCT GCATTGAGAAGAGCAGTTACTGGAAACATAAAAAAACTTCGTAATGACCACTCAAAAGTCTGGAAAGAGCTGTGGTCCTCCGGATTTGGCATTAGCCATTCAAAAGCTGAGAATGCCTTGAATGGTGATCTTAtcaacaccaccctctaccatgtTTTGTCTCAG GCCCCGGCACCATTGTATGAGGTACTGACCACTGAAGATCGGAGAGCCTCTATTCTGCGTGATATAGCATATGCCGAAGGTTGTTACGGTGGTCATCAAACCCT cCAAGCTGAGCGTCTGTGGTCCCGTCTTGACACTGTGGACGATGTCAATACAGTCGTGGGGTATTGGATGGTCACTCTAGAAAAGCAG GGTTGTCACCAGCTGGTGCGTGCTGGAGCAAATGGTATCATGCAAGCCATGCTGCTCAGCTTCGGGGGTATGCGCTTCAAAAACCAACACCTGGAGTTTAACACTCACCCAAGGGACCTTCACAGAGATTATTACTTCAG GAGGCTGAGCTATGGCAATGCAACTCATCTAAATATCTCTGTAATGGTGCAAGAAGAGGACTATAAAGCCATCATCTACACTGCCCTTGACAGATCTGACAAAAATTATTATGCGTGTGATGCTGGTTGTCTCGACCCGCCCGTTGAACTCAA ACAAGCCAGGCAGGCATTCCCTGTGAAGCTCACTGAGCCTGTGACTGCCATCTTGTATATTACTTCTGACAAGGTCCACATGGAAGAACTCAAACACACCATACACGTCAAAGAAATAGCAGTAG cCCCCGCCCATGAGCACCATGTGATAGCCATGCACAAGCACGGCCACAAGTGGGGAGGATTGCCCACGATATTCTGGTTAACTATTATTGCGCTTATTGTGATATTCCATCTCTTCCTCATCAAGCTGGTCATTAATGAATATTGTGGAGGAGATGTCAAAGTCAGATACAG CAGGAGTGGAAGATGA
- the LOC123758242 gene encoding uncharacterized protein KIAA2013 homolog isoform X2, which translates to MDVNEVMKRAKRVLDGYISYRKAVLVVLVLLVIILYSGPSLFRLIIRTRPSFISEDSATRSLSLRLDRFWQASQENDAHVLHTPALPGEQPYLPYVGNGHIAVTMDQDSPIYIRNGRTLSLPINFRPVTLVSLDGMTVKEAIVTEYTTGIVHRIQSWDQPGIGPLDITYQTYAHRSMPSLLFQDIKVFNPTDQDAIVDVEQMGLGDWPTATTETIKLQHGEGEHEYLVVSGSVELPNSNAIPVSIVSYKVPSSLQIEAKKSIALHIVTAVNYSEPVPKKAYATAKDIATQGALAALRRAVTGNIKKLRNDHSKVWKELWSSGFGISHSKAENALNGDLINTTLYHVLSQAPAPLYEVLTTEDRRASILRDIAYAEGCYGGHQTLQAERLWSRLDTVDDVNTVVGYWMVTLEKQGCHQLVRAGANGIMQAMLLSFGGMRFKNQHLEFNTHPRDLHRDYYFRRLSYGNATHLNISVMVQEEDYKAIIYTALDRSDKNYYACDAGCLDPPVELKQARQAFPVKLTEPVTAILYITSDKVHMEELKHTIHVKEIAVAPAHEHHVIAMHKHGHKWGGLPTIFWLTIIALIVIFHLFLIKLVINEYCGGDVKVRYRKLSDF; encoded by the exons GTATCGCAAAgcagtgttggtggttctggtcctCCTTGTGATCATCTTATACTCGGGGCCTTCACTATTTAGACTAATTATTCGTACGAGACCGTCTTTCATAAGCGAAG ATTCAGCCACTAGAAGCCTTTCCTTACGTCTAGACCGGTTTTGGCAAgcatctcaagagaatgatgcccaTGTCCTACACACTCCCGCATTGCCAGGAGAGCAGCCGTACCTTCCATATGTTGGCAACGGTCATATTGCTGTCACAATGGACCAAGATAGCCCAATTTACATTAGAAATGGAAGAACACTATCATTACCCATCAATTTCCGCCCTGTCACCctggtctctctggatg GTATGACAGTGAAGGAAGCCATTGTGACAGAATATACCACAGGCATAGTTCACCGCATACAGTCATGGGACCAACCAGGCATTGGGCCCTTGGATATAACCTACCAGACCTATGCACATCGATCAATGCCATCCCTGCTCTTTCAAGATATCAAG GTTTTCAACCCAACTGATCAGGATGCAATTGTGGATGTAGAACAGATGGGGCTTGGAGACTGGCCCACAGCAACTACTGAAACTATAAA ATTACAACATGGTGAAGGTGAACATGAATATCTGGTAGTGTCAGGAAGTGTGGAGCTGCCAAACTCAAATGCCATTCCTGTCTCAATAGTGTCATATAAGGTCCCCTCCAGCTTACAG ATAGAAGCCAAGAAGTCAATAGCACTACACATTGTAACAGCAGTCAACTATTCGGAGCCTGTCCCAAAGAAGGCTTATGCAACTGCCAAAGATATAGCTACACAAGGGGCACTTGCT GCATTGAGAAGAGCAGTTACTGGAAACATAAAAAAACTTCGTAATGACCACTCAAAAGTCTGGAAAGAGCTGTGGTCCTCCGGATTTGGCATTAGCCATTCAAAAGCTGAGAATGCCTTGAATGGTGATCTTAtcaacaccaccctctaccatgtTTTGTCTCAG GCCCCGGCACCATTGTATGAGGTACTGACCACTGAAGATCGGAGAGCCTCTATTCTGCGTGATATAGCATATGCCGAAGGTTGTTACGGTGGTCATCAAACCCT cCAAGCTGAGCGTCTGTGGTCCCGTCTTGACACTGTGGACGATGTCAATACAGTCGTGGGGTATTGGATGGTCACTCTAGAAAAGCAG GGTTGTCACCAGCTGGTGCGTGCTGGAGCAAATGGTATCATGCAAGCCATGCTGCTCAGCTTCGGGGGTATGCGCTTCAAAAACCAACACCTGGAGTTTAACACTCACCCAAGGGACCTTCACAGAGATTATTACTTCAG GAGGCTGAGCTATGGCAATGCAACTCATCTAAATATCTCTGTAATGGTGCAAGAAGAGGACTATAAAGCCATCATCTACACTGCCCTTGACAGATCTGACAAAAATTATTATGCGTGTGATGCTGGTTGTCTCGACCCGCCCGTTGAACTCAA ACAAGCCAGGCAGGCATTCCCTGTGAAGCTCACTGAGCCTGTGACTGCCATCTTGTATATTACTTCTGACAAGGTCCACATGGAAGAACTCAAACACACCATACACGTCAAAGAAATAGCAGTAG cCCCCGCCCATGAGCACCATGTGATAGCCATGCACAAGCACGGCCACAAGTGGGGAGGATTGCCCACGATATTCTGGTTAACTATTATTGCGCTTATTGTGATATTCCATCTCTTCCTCATCAAGCTGGTCATTAATGAATATTGTGGAGGAGATGTCAAAGTCAGATACAG AAAACTCTCTGACTTTTAG
- the LOC123758242 gene encoding uncharacterized protein KIAA2013 homolog isoform X4 produces MDVNEVMKRAKRVLDGYISYRKAVLVVLVLLVIILYSGPSLFRLIIRTRPSFISEDSATRSLSLRLDRFWQASQENDAHVLHTPALPGEQPYLPYVGNGHIAVTMDQDSPIYIRNGRTLSLPINFRPVTLVSLDGMTVKEAIVTEYTTGIVHRIQSWDQPGIGPLDITYQTYAHRSMPSLLFQDIKVFNPTDQDAIVDVEQMGLGDWPTATTETIKLQHGEGEHEYLVVSGSVELPNSNAIPVSIVSYKVPSSLQIEAKKSIALHIVTAVNYSEPVPKKAYATAKDIATQGALAALRRAVTGNIKKLRNDHSKVWKELWSSGFGISHSKAENALNGDLINTTLYHVLSQAPAPLYEVLTTEDRRASILRDIAYAEGCYGGHQTLQAERLWSRLDTVDDVNTVVGYWMVTLEKQGCHQLVRAGANGIMQAMLLSFGGMRFKNQHLEFNTHPRDLHRDYYFRRLSYGNATHLNISVMVQEEDYKAIIYTALDRSDKNYYACDAGCLDPPVELKQARQAFPVKLTEPVTAILYITSDKVHMEELKHTIHVKEIAVAPAHEHHVIAMHKHGHKWGGLPTIFWLTIIALIVIFHLFLIKLVINEYCGGDVKVRYRSGR; encoded by the exons GTATCGCAAAgcagtgttggtggttctggtcctCCTTGTGATCATCTTATACTCGGGGCCTTCACTATTTAGACTAATTATTCGTACGAGACCGTCTTTCATAAGCGAAG ATTCAGCCACTAGAAGCCTTTCCTTACGTCTAGACCGGTTTTGGCAAgcatctcaagagaatgatgcccaTGTCCTACACACTCCCGCATTGCCAGGAGAGCAGCCGTACCTTCCATATGTTGGCAACGGTCATATTGCTGTCACAATGGACCAAGATAGCCCAATTTACATTAGAAATGGAAGAACACTATCATTACCCATCAATTTCCGCCCTGTCACCctggtctctctggatg GTATGACAGTGAAGGAAGCCATTGTGACAGAATATACCACAGGCATAGTTCACCGCATACAGTCATGGGACCAACCAGGCATTGGGCCCTTGGATATAACCTACCAGACCTATGCACATCGATCAATGCCATCCCTGCTCTTTCAAGATATCAAG GTTTTCAACCCAACTGATCAGGATGCAATTGTGGATGTAGAACAGATGGGGCTTGGAGACTGGCCCACAGCAACTACTGAAACTATAAA ATTACAACATGGTGAAGGTGAACATGAATATCTGGTAGTGTCAGGAAGTGTGGAGCTGCCAAACTCAAATGCCATTCCTGTCTCAATAGTGTCATATAAGGTCCCCTCCAGCTTACAG ATAGAAGCCAAGAAGTCAATAGCACTACACATTGTAACAGCAGTCAACTATTCGGAGCCTGTCCCAAAGAAGGCTTATGCAACTGCCAAAGATATAGCTACACAAGGGGCACTTGCT GCATTGAGAAGAGCAGTTACTGGAAACATAAAAAAACTTCGTAATGACCACTCAAAAGTCTGGAAAGAGCTGTGGTCCTCCGGATTTGGCATTAGCCATTCAAAAGCTGAGAATGCCTTGAATGGTGATCTTAtcaacaccaccctctaccatgtTTTGTCTCAG GCCCCGGCACCATTGTATGAGGTACTGACCACTGAAGATCGGAGAGCCTCTATTCTGCGTGATATAGCATATGCCGAAGGTTGTTACGGTGGTCATCAAACCCT cCAAGCTGAGCGTCTGTGGTCCCGTCTTGACACTGTGGACGATGTCAATACAGTCGTGGGGTATTGGATGGTCACTCTAGAAAAGCAG GGTTGTCACCAGCTGGTGCGTGCTGGAGCAAATGGTATCATGCAAGCCATGCTGCTCAGCTTCGGGGGTATGCGCTTCAAAAACCAACACCTGGAGTTTAACACTCACCCAAGGGACCTTCACAGAGATTATTACTTCAG GAGGCTGAGCTATGGCAATGCAACTCATCTAAATATCTCTGTAATGGTGCAAGAAGAGGACTATAAAGCCATCATCTACACTGCCCTTGACAGATCTGACAAAAATTATTATGCGTGTGATGCTGGTTGTCTCGACCCGCCCGTTGAACTCAA ACAAGCCAGGCAGGCATTCCCTGTGAAGCTCACTGAGCCTGTGACTGCCATCTTGTATATTACTTCTGACAAGGTCCACATGGAAGAACTCAAACACACCATACACGTCAAAGAAATAGCAGTAG cCCCCGCCCATGAGCACCATGTGATAGCCATGCACAAGCACGGCCACAAGTGGGGAGGATTGCCCACGATATTCTGGTTAACTATTATTGCGCTTATTGTGATATTCCATCTCTTCCTCATCAAGCTGGTCATTAATGAATATTGTGGAGGAGATGTCAAAGTCAGATACAG GAGTGGAAGATGA
- the LOC123758242 gene encoding uncharacterized protein KIAA2013 homolog isoform X1: MDVNEVMKRAKRVLDGYISYRKAVLVVLVLLVIILYSGPSLFRLIIRTRPSFISEDSATRSLSLRLDRFWQASQENDAHVLHTPALPGEQPYLPYVGNGHIAVTMDQDSPIYIRNGRTLSLPINFRPVTLVSLDGMTVKEAIVTEYTTGIVHRIQSWDQPGIGPLDITYQTYAHRSMPSLLFQDIKVFNPTDQDAIVDVEQMGLGDWPTATTETIKLQHGEGEHEYLVVSGSVELPNSNAIPVSIVSYKVPSSLQIEAKKSIALHIVTAVNYSEPVPKKAYATAKDIATQGALAALRRAVTGNIKKLRNDHSKVWKELWSSGFGISHSKAENALNGDLINTTLYHVLSQAPAPLYEVLTTEDRRASILRDIAYAEGCYGGHQTLQAERLWSRLDTVDDVNTVVGYWMVTLEKQGCHQLVRAGANGIMQAMLLSFGGMRFKNQHLEFNTHPRDLHRDYYFRRLSYGNATHLNISVMVQEEDYKAIIYTALDRSDKNYYACDAGCLDPPVELKQARQAFPVKLTEPVTAILYITSDKVHMEELKHTIHVKEIAVAPAHEHHVIAMHKHGHKWGGLPTIFWLTIIALIVIFHLFLIKLVINEYCGGDVKVRYSAWSSED, encoded by the exons GTATCGCAAAgcagtgttggtggttctggtcctCCTTGTGATCATCTTATACTCGGGGCCTTCACTATTTAGACTAATTATTCGTACGAGACCGTCTTTCATAAGCGAAG ATTCAGCCACTAGAAGCCTTTCCTTACGTCTAGACCGGTTTTGGCAAgcatctcaagagaatgatgcccaTGTCCTACACACTCCCGCATTGCCAGGAGAGCAGCCGTACCTTCCATATGTTGGCAACGGTCATATTGCTGTCACAATGGACCAAGATAGCCCAATTTACATTAGAAATGGAAGAACACTATCATTACCCATCAATTTCCGCCCTGTCACCctggtctctctggatg GTATGACAGTGAAGGAAGCCATTGTGACAGAATATACCACAGGCATAGTTCACCGCATACAGTCATGGGACCAACCAGGCATTGGGCCCTTGGATATAACCTACCAGACCTATGCACATCGATCAATGCCATCCCTGCTCTTTCAAGATATCAAG GTTTTCAACCCAACTGATCAGGATGCAATTGTGGATGTAGAACAGATGGGGCTTGGAGACTGGCCCACAGCAACTACTGAAACTATAAA ATTACAACATGGTGAAGGTGAACATGAATATCTGGTAGTGTCAGGAAGTGTGGAGCTGCCAAACTCAAATGCCATTCCTGTCTCAATAGTGTCATATAAGGTCCCCTCCAGCTTACAG ATAGAAGCCAAGAAGTCAATAGCACTACACATTGTAACAGCAGTCAACTATTCGGAGCCTGTCCCAAAGAAGGCTTATGCAACTGCCAAAGATATAGCTACACAAGGGGCACTTGCT GCATTGAGAAGAGCAGTTACTGGAAACATAAAAAAACTTCGTAATGACCACTCAAAAGTCTGGAAAGAGCTGTGGTCCTCCGGATTTGGCATTAGCCATTCAAAAGCTGAGAATGCCTTGAATGGTGATCTTAtcaacaccaccctctaccatgtTTTGTCTCAG GCCCCGGCACCATTGTATGAGGTACTGACCACTGAAGATCGGAGAGCCTCTATTCTGCGTGATATAGCATATGCCGAAGGTTGTTACGGTGGTCATCAAACCCT cCAAGCTGAGCGTCTGTGGTCCCGTCTTGACACTGTGGACGATGTCAATACAGTCGTGGGGTATTGGATGGTCACTCTAGAAAAGCAG GGTTGTCACCAGCTGGTGCGTGCTGGAGCAAATGGTATCATGCAAGCCATGCTGCTCAGCTTCGGGGGTATGCGCTTCAAAAACCAACACCTGGAGTTTAACACTCACCCAAGGGACCTTCACAGAGATTATTACTTCAG GAGGCTGAGCTATGGCAATGCAACTCATCTAAATATCTCTGTAATGGTGCAAGAAGAGGACTATAAAGCCATCATCTACACTGCCCTTGACAGATCTGACAAAAATTATTATGCGTGTGATGCTGGTTGTCTCGACCCGCCCGTTGAACTCAA ACAAGCCAGGCAGGCATTCCCTGTGAAGCTCACTGAGCCTGTGACTGCCATCTTGTATATTACTTCTGACAAGGTCCACATGGAAGAACTCAAACACACCATACACGTCAAAGAAATAGCAGTAG cCCCCGCCCATGAGCACCATGTGATAGCCATGCACAAGCACGGCCACAAGTGGGGAGGATTGCCCACGATATTCTGGTTAACTATTATTGCGCTTATTGTGATATTCCATCTCTTCCTCATCAAGCTGGTCATTAATGAATATTGTGGAGGAGATGTCAAAGTCAGATACAG TGCATGGAGTAGTGAGGACTGA